GGGAACTGTCTTCATCTGAGAGAGGGGGTGAGGCAGGCCCCCAGCACACAGCCTGAGCCCTGCCtatcctcctcctccagcctgtGCGTCTTGATGTCTGACTGGTTCAACTTCCATGGTCACATGTGCATCGCCTTTGAGCTCCTGGGCAAGAACACCTTTGAGTTCCTGAAGGAGAATAACTTCCAGCCTTACCCCCTACCACATGTCCGGCACATGGCCTACCAGCTCTGCCACGCCCTTAGATGTAAGTGTCCACCCTCAAAAGAAGCATGGGCAGCCACATGCCTACAGCCAAGTCATCTGGTTACTTGTCCCCATTCATTCCAGCACGTTACTAACCATTCTCCTGGGCCTGAGGGACACCAGATCCCCTTTGGCGGAAAGGCCTGTCTTCAGGTGGGAATCTCAGTGTGAGGATGGAAAGGTTAGGGCTCCCTCCAGGGACCGCCGGACCAGCCTCTCTACCCCCAGGCActcaggaagaaaacagaaaagaactgCTCCAGAATTGGCCTAACCACCAACCCCACCTCCCTGCTTCATGCATGGGGTAAAAAGGTAGAAGCCTGACCTGACAGGGCCACAGGTCCTGCCCACATGGAGACCCTCTGTGCAACCCTGACTTGTCATCTCCCTGCCAGCCTTGAAAAGCATTTGGTGGTGCCAGGGCTCAGCACTGTAGGATTTGCGGTGGTTGTAGCAGTACAGAAAGGCTCCTTGGTGAAGTTGGTAGACCTTGAGCTAGAATATAGAATAGCTCAAGGTAACCCTGCATCGCTCCCCTACCCTGAGCACTGCTACTTAGTGATAGGCTGCAGGCCACTGGGGTGGGAAGCCCCACATGGATGAGAAGACGGGTGTCTTCCTCCTCCCACAGAATTTGCAAGATGGGACAGGGACAAGGTTTCCAAGCAAGGGGAACAGCTTGGTGAGGCCTGGAGCCTGTTACGGGCTGAGAATTGGCTCCAGTGGAATAGGCTATCATTGGGGAGTCGTGGGCCACACAGTTGTGAGGGTCTTGAGTGCCAGATGGGAGCCTTGAGCTGAAAAGTGACTACAAGCAGGAAGCCACTGTCAGAAGGGGCTGGACGGGAAAGGCTTCCCTGCTCATGACTAGCGATGAGAGGCGGGGCTGGCTTCCTGGGTATGCAACCTATGCACTCAGTCACACAGGACCCTGTGCTTGATTCTTAGTAACTTGAACAGGGgacctgcattttcattttgcaaagggccctgcaaattatgtagctggtGCGGGGAAGAGGGAACCAACTCAAGGCTGTTGCTGTAGCTTTGGTGAGAGACAGGTGAGGAGGCCTGGTCTCTGCAGAGGAGAGGTGGAGGGAGGTTTTTCAAATGGCAAATTTCTTTCCCACCCCCCTGCTAAAGTATCAGAACCCTCCAAGGCCTCAAGTACAGACTCATGAGAGAGAGGCCAGCACAGAGGCAGGCTGCAGTCCAGCTCCCTGCTGAGGTGGGGGTGTGAGGAGCTCTGGCAGTTGCTGGCATTGGAGGAGGGGTCTGGCCTAGCGCTGGCAGGAGAGCCAGCTTCTCATTTGCCTACTTCCCCTTCTTTCCCTGCTCCCTTAGTTCTGCATGAGAATCAGCTGACCCATACAGACTTGAAGCCAGAGAACATCCTGTTTGTGAATTCTGAGTTTGAAACCCTCTACAATGAACACAAGGTATTGGTGGGGGTAAGGGTGAGGCCCTGCTCCAGGGGTGGGTTACCCACTGGTGTGGACTCCTGACCTGGCAGGCCTGCCTTGCTTTTCAGAGCTGTGAGGAGAAGTCAGTGAAGAACACCAGCATCCGAGTGGCTGACTTTGGCAGTGCCACCTTTGACCATGAGCATCACACAACCATTGTGGCCACCCGTCACTATCGCCCACCTGAGGTGATCCTTGGTGAGTGACTGTATGGCCTGTGACCTCGTCACACTGGACTGTTGGGAGGGTATAAACAGAGGCAGTGGCATGCCTGGCAGTCTCTGCCACCCAGGGCAGGCAGAGTTTCTCAGACCAAGAGGCCAGTGTCATGAGACACAGGTGACTGACCTGGTTTTATCTGTCAGCCTTACTGAGAGGGCCTTGTAATGGGATTTGGGCAAGAGTCCTGCCAGCCAGTGTGGTGGCTGCCCTGTGACCTCCAGGCTGGAAGCATAGGGCCAGATCTCACAGCCTCTCCCCATCTTGGCTTTCAGAGCTGGGCTGGGCACAGCCCTGTGACGTCTGGAGCATTGGCTGCATTCTCTTTGAGTACTACCGGGGCTTCACACTCTTCCAGGTACAGCCACCCCACATCGCTCCCCTACCCTGAGCACTGCTACTGTGATAGGCTGCAGGCCACTGGGGTGGGAAGCCCCACCTGGATGAGAAGACAGGTGTCTTCCTCCTCCCATTAGTCATCATGTGAGATTCAGAGTCTTAAGGATGTAGATGCTAAAGGGAGTGCACAAGTCAGGGGAGCTAGAACACTCAGAGGAGTCTTATGCTAGGCCGTCGAGGATGGAGGATGGGCAGGAGGTGACCTGACCTTCTAGATAAAAGGCACAGATGAATAAAGGCATCAGGATGGGCTGGGACAGGGCATGTTCTGGGCAGGGAGCGAA
The window above is part of the Macaca fascicularis isolate 582-1 chromosome 7, T2T-MFA8v1.1 genome. Proteins encoded here:
- the CLK3 gene encoding dual specificity protein kinase CLK3 isoform X6; the protein is MSDWFNFHGHMCIAFELLGKNTFEFLKENNFQPYPLPHVRHMAYQLCHALRFLHENQLTHTDLKPENILFVNSEFETLYNEHKSCEEKSVKNTSIRVADFGSATFDHEHHTTIVATRHYRPPEVILELGWAQPCDVWSIGCILFEYYRGFTLFQTHENREHLVMMEKILGPIPSHMIHRTRKQKYFYKGGLVWDENSSDGRYVKENCKPLKSYMLQDSLEHVQLFDLMRRMLEFDPAQRITLAEALLHPFFAGLTPEERSFHTSRNPSR